Proteins from a genomic interval of Chitinophagaceae bacterium:
- a CDS encoding PAS domain S-box protein — MISSFRNSKILVIEDNKGDFVLIKDYLEEEMMSSEIIHVSTLKSAKLQLTSGEISFDVILLDLSLPDAKGEDLVIEIVELAGIAPVIVLTGFEDKSFGIKTLSLGASDYLLKDELNASYLKKTILYSIERLKTSNQLRSSEENYRNLFHLSPLPMWVCSLAGAEILSVNNAAIQHYGYSKKEFLEKSLADIEADNKSKPDEIKKHNYDKQLIGQYDDVQRHVKKNGDIIYVEIKNSRIKFDGKQASLILATDITAKLIAERNLQKSEEKLRQLNIELEERVNKRTHELTEANQQLEAFTYSVSHDLQAPARNIFSFAQLLQMESKDTLSEKGKIYLFNIMKSTEKMQDIVKNLLNFFKIGKTLVKKNLVNTNLIVNGICSEYRYNGSKEVQFKIDKLPAVYGDEFMLTQVFVNLISNAVKYSSKKDKPIICIQTETKNEEIVFRVNDNGTGFDMKFVNKLFNLFQRLHVQSEYDGTGVGLAIVKLIVEKHNGKVWAEGKPNIGATFYFSIPNHE, encoded by the coding sequence ATGATTTCAAGCTTTCGAAACTCTAAAATACTTGTAATTGAAGACAATAAAGGTGATTTTGTTCTTATTAAAGATTACCTGGAAGAAGAAATGATGTCATCTGAAATCATTCATGTCTCAACTCTAAAAAGTGCAAAATTGCAATTGACTTCCGGTGAAATTAGTTTTGACGTAATTCTTTTAGATTTATCGCTACCTGATGCCAAAGGAGAGGACTTGGTCATTGAAATAGTTGAATTAGCCGGAATAGCTCCGGTAATAGTTTTAACCGGATTTGAAGATAAAAGTTTTGGAATAAAAACGCTTTCACTTGGTGCTTCTGACTACCTTTTAAAAGATGAGCTAAATGCATCTTATTTAAAAAAGACAATTTTATACAGTATAGAAAGGCTAAAAACAAGTAATCAGCTTAGAAGTTCAGAAGAAAACTATAGAAATTTGTTTCATCTTAGTCCTTTGCCTATGTGGGTTTGCAGTTTGGCAGGAGCAGAAATATTAAGTGTAAATAATGCGGCTATTCAGCACTATGGTTATTCAAAAAAAGAATTTTTAGAAAAATCACTAGCAGATATTGAAGCGGACAATAAATCTAAGCCGGATGAAATAAAAAAACATAATTATGATAAGCAATTAATAGGTCAATATGACGATGTCCAAAGGCATGTCAAGAAAAATGGCGATATAATTTATGTAGAAATAAAAAACAGTAGAATTAAGTTTGATGGAAAACAAGCAAGTTTGATTTTAGCAACAGATATCACTGCTAAATTGATAGCAGAAAGAAATCTTCAAAAAAGTGAAGAAAAGCTGCGTCAGTTAAATATTGAATTAGAAGAGCGGGTTAATAAAAGAACGCATGAACTCACAGAAGCCAATCAACAACTGGAAGCATTTACCTACTCAGTTTCACACGATTTACAAGCGCCAGCAAGGAATATTTTCAGTTTTGCCCAATTATTACAAATGGAAAGCAAAGATACTTTGTCTGAAAAAGGCAAAATCTACCTTTTCAATATTATGAAGAGCACCGAAAAAATGCAGGATATTGTTAAAAACTTGTTGAATTTTTTCAAAATTGGAAAGACTCTGGTTAAGAAAAATCTAGTTAACACCAATTTAATTGTAAATGGAATTTGCAGTGAATACAGATATAACGGGTCTAAAGAAGTACAATTTAAAATCGATAAGCTCCCCGCTGTTTACGGTGATGAATTTATGTTGACACAAGTATTTGTGAATTTAATTTCAAATGCGGTAAAGTATTCTTCAAAAAAAGATAAACCAATAATTTGTATTCAAACTGAAACAAAAAATGAGGAAATCGTATTTAGGGTGAATGATAACGGAACAGGTTTTGATATGAAGTTTGTAAATAAGTTGTTTAATCTTTTCCAACGACTCCATGTTCAGAGCGAATATGATGGCACAGGGGTGGGCTTGGCCATAGTAAAGTTGATAGTAGAGAAGCACAATGGGAAAGTTTGGGCAGAAGGAAAGCCAAATATAGGAGCAACTTTTTATTTCTCCATTCCAAACCATGAATAA